TATCTTCGACGTGGTGTGTTCCAAGCACATGGAAGGTCTGTCGCTAATGTCCACTCCAGATCCGTCATCCTTGACAGATATATACTCACATCCCCCTGTGGCGGAATCTACATcaacaaatatttttttggcacCCGAATCAATGCTATTATCTAATAATTCTCTTACAGCAGCCACTGGACCATAAATAAAGGAACTAGAAACTATCTTCCATTGAGATTCCGGTGGTAAGTGATGTATAGCCATCCAAACTTTAGAAAGACGTTCGCTCTTTTGCTTGATACGATGTTATTAGAATAATGTTCATTACTTCATATAACggcttttttcttgtataGGCGCTAAAAAAGGGCCAAGCATATAAGGGATGTAGGTGCTAGCGAAATTACTTGAACAATGAGAATTTCATAGAACGCATAATCATATTTTAGAGCAGCATAATGGGTACTATATGGGTCCAAAATAACGGGAAATAGGGGGCTTGCAGGGTGCGAGATGCATGGTTAAATACTGGAAACAGTGCCTTTTACCATTCTATATGTCCTTTATAGGATGCAAGAGGATTTAGTTTACTGTCAGCACTATCTCTAAGGGAGGATGAAATAATCTTGTTCAGACTTAGAGTTGGTTTTCCACAAGTGTTGTTGGAAGTAgagaaagacaaaaaagtaaaaacaAATGGACGCAACCGGAATCGAACCGATGACCTCTTCCTTGCAAGGGAAGCGCGCTACCAACTGCGCCATGTGCCCTAGTATTTGTATGTTCAAATTAATCTTAAGAAGAATACATCATtatgacaatacatcattttaatgttcataaaacacatatagAACAGTCTCACAACTAACAGATTGAGCAACCTATAGTAAAACTCTAACTTCCTTagctgaactaatcaaatgtataaaacCTGGACAATTAGTTtagatccgagattccacgcttccactatttagtataaaccattatcttgaataatatataggataagtaacatcccgtgaatcaagttgataagtcgttttgacaaCAAGTTACTTACCTAAGATAatatattaggattgtcagGACACACCGGTATTACTCGAGCCCGTAATACAACATGTTCAGTTTCTTTGACTTTTTACACTATATCATCTTTGAGATCTCTCAAGTGAATAACGAAATTGGACGATAGGTCTTTTGCAGGTCAGCATCTGAGCTGTGTGTGAATTTGAGATGAAGTTTGGTGTTCCAATCTTGATTAAGATTGTGTTAGTAAGCTTACAGAAAACCTTAGTAGTTCCCTTCCCTGTGTCGTCTTCAGCATTGTATATGAGTGTATCTTGACAGGGTGACAATGACTCAGCGGGCAATAGTCGATCTTTACTCCAGCAAGCATCATCCTCTAACTTCTGAGGGgcaatcattttttttatcacaTAACAAGGTTAACAATACTGACAGTTACATCAAAACAGTCAGACCACTTTCAGTATTCTTGAAAACCGTATACataattttgttgataattagttgtttaggaagttgtaataattaagaataagtcgttccttcttattctatataagagaggtatatgaaacacacgctgattggttatgttaaacccaatggttcagaAATATCTCGGAGCATTGATGATAGGgttttggtgataactcatcttcttatatactaagttctggacaattaatagatctttatctcattactgcagtaaattctattattagaatttttctactccaatttatgcgaagacgtatagttgcaataacttaatccaatttatacgaataggtgtatagtagtaatcacttattccaacaaattcATGCGGGAAATCTGTTCTTTACAAATCATGCACTTGAAGATGGTACCAATTATTCTGCACAATTTTATGAGTTATTTAGCTATCctacaaatataaaaaatagcCTCAGTACATCTCAGTAGCAATAAATGGGCGCTATTCAATCATTATTCCAAAATGGACACTCTTTCTCAAGAATTTCAAACCGATAAAGTCTCTGCAATTCCAGACACCGTCTCTGCTTCATTGACATTGAATTCCACTTCAACGGATCCACTATGTAAAGTTAACTTCCtgtaaaaaaagtagaatAAGACTAAACTAACCACGAAACCAAGCTGATATTCAAATAGCTGTGATAATCGAACTATGTCAACGGTTTGGTCAGCTTCGAAAAACCTCTGAATTTTGGTGAGCGAAAACTGATTGAAAGCAAACAGTGCGAGGAGTAGCAGTAAATACTTTAGTTGGAACCATGTAGGATGCTTCTTTCTATCAGCACAACAGGAGCATATTATCTTCGAACATCTTTCCGGGTTTTTCTTAATTCTTTTAAGAAGTCCGTTCTTCCataataagaaaacaagcACCAACAGAAGTAAAATTGTCACTAATTGTAATGCCATATTTGTGCATTCTAAGATGATAACTTTTGGATACTTGTCAATCAAATTGGATAATGATGGTGTCATGAAAATTATTGCACAACAAAGGACAACAGCAACTTTGGTTGACTTTTcgataaataaaaaaaaattggatttTGGGATCTCATCTTGGTGTATAGTGACACCAAGATCTCtatcttttgctttttccaTAATAAAGATGCAATAAACACCTTGAAAGAATATTTGTAGATATTACTGAGCAAAAATGAACGTTAAAGATAAATTTCTCTCTTATATATGAGTTAGTATTGCGATGTAGTATCGTTGCAATGTTGCAATTCAAGGAGGGAAttaaacttttgaaaaaacctTCGAGCCGATTTTCTAATTaggttttccttttcaagaaaagagcaATTGGCTgctggaaaaaagaaaaatatattgtCACTATATATGCATATGTATTGAAGCTTAGGAACAATTAATTTTCATAGATAGTTGATACGTCAGTAATTAGCACGACGGAAGTTGCCTAGAATTTTGGTTAATACACAGTATGTACAATAACCAGCTGGAAAAAAAACGGAGCTTGAAGTAACAAGGTAGTTTAAGCACATAGTGTAGTTGACTAAAGCCTCTATTGCATACGTATATATTTGTATGTGTGTCTATCTGGCTATTCCTCCTCGTAAGATCGTATCCTTTTAAGCGCTGGTAAGGCAATGTAGCCAAGCTTGGAACTGCAGTGTAGATACCGTTCTTGGATAAGATACTGGAGATAGCTAGCGTCAATTTATTAGAGCACTATTGCACGCCAATAATCAATCTAGTGAGTCTGTCAATGGTAATACTGGTCAACGTAAAGGTGAACTCGCCGCCATTAAAAACAGCTTGATGATTTCAATTGGGTGAGTTTCAATCGGATGTGATCTTTTCAGAGATTTAGACATTCAGTTCTACCACGCTGACTCTTTTGTCGAATGGAGACAAAGTGGTAGTATAAGGAGCACCGATGACACCAACGTCAATAGTGAAATTCTAGCAGTGATTGAAATAGTTCTGCCACTATTTGCCCATTGTTGTTTGTAATACCTATTAGTAAAGGTGTTAGTTTAgctagaagaaaatttcaaaggcAGACTTTCTGAATAGCTTACCAAAGCTACTCTATTTTcatgatcttttcttgatatgTGGCGACTGCAAAATCAAACTGTTGTGTTTCTATTCCTCAGTATTTAAGCTCTGGCACCCTATTCTCTTGGTCGGTATGGAGCTACAGTCGGTTTGAAACAACGCTTCTTCATAGATCCAGTATACGAATTTGCATGTCATACAGAAGCGTACTGTTTAGAGATGGCTTTTTGTCATGCCTTGAGGCCTATAGTTGCAATTCTAGGCCAAGAAATAGAGTTACCTAAAGCCGGTTATATGAAGAGCTACAGTTAACAACTGGTTTCGGAAGACTCGATAGGCCTTTTCCTTAGGATCGCAAATCTTGAAATTGCCATATGCATTGCGTGAGTGAGGTAATTTTCATCTCATTTCATTCAGTAGAAGGAGTGCGTGAATTGATTTTGCGATCAGGCGGTTCCTGGTAGTTCTTTTAATCTTTCTAAAATCTAGTAAGCAAAGTGAGGCTAACTTGTGATActtacaaaagaaataccaGAGAAGAGTTTGAGAAATGCAAGTGGTGGTTCTTTTACGATGGAAAGATAATAGACATCGATAGATGTGATTGATATTTGCTGTTTTTCTTGCTCTACAGTGCGACTTAACTGATCTAGTGATTGGATGAGTATTACTCACATATCATGTATTATATATGTTCCTCCTAAACCATTATGCGTAAAGTTGCGATTTCTTTGAACCAACGAGTAGAAAACTGTTACCTTATATTGTTCAGATACTGCTCTAATGCCCCTATAATAACAGTAGAGCTTAAACGACATATTACCCTTCAAAGATCAGTAATAATGTTATGAACTATGTCAACTGCACAAAACGACcataagagaaaaagaagtgtAATTCAgtccaatttttttagtcTATTGAGATTGTGTATCATTCTCAAAATCTGTAGTACTTAATTTTTCCTGCAAAGTTTAGTTGGAATAGATTAAGGCTCCTTCGAGTAACCATTAATATGCTAATATATTTCGGAATGTTTTGGAAGTTTCTTTTGGCGTGTTTATTAGAATTTATACCCACTGTATCGTCCTCTTTAATGTAATAACAAATTTTACTAGAATCAAATGGTTTTTGAATATATGTAAAAACAGATACttaatataaataaaaagatttaaaaataaaatcgCAGTACTCCAcaccatttttatttttctgggCTATGTGgtttttgagaaattggCACCACCAGTAAACTTTCGTCGGTAAATTACATCTCCTCTTGTTATTCCACTTTCCATAAAAACGTCTTTCATGAGTGTAGGTCTACTACGCAGACATGAGATCTGGTGATTAATAGTAGTGAtagtaatagtaataataatattgataatattgataataataaaatggTATAAAGAAGGTCAAGTGCTGATTACTCAATACAAATCTAAATCTTTAATCTGCGTTGATATCACCTGCAAAGATAcccttttctctttgatcATCCC
The nucleotide sequence above comes from Saccharomyces mikatae IFO 1815 strain IFO1815 genome assembly, chromosome: 12. Encoded proteins:
- the SMKI12G1110 gene encoding uncharacterized protein (similar to Saccharomyces cerevisiae YLR036C) → MEKAKDRDLGVTIHQDEIPKSNFFLFIEKSTKVAVVLCCAIIFMTPSLSNLIDKYPKVIILECTNMALQLVTILLLLVLVFLLWKNGLLKRIKKNPERCSKIICSCCADRKKHPTWFQLKYLLLLLALFAFNQFSLTKIQRFFEADQTVDIVRLSQLFEYQLGFVVSLVLFYFFYRKLTLHSGSVEVEFNVNEAETVSGIAETLSV